The genomic interval GCATGCAGCTGGTCGGAGAACGTTACGAGGCCGGCGAGTATTTTCTGGCAGGTTTGATCATGGCCGGAGAGATCTTCAGCCAGGTCATGGAATGGCTCCAACCCATCGTTGTAAAGCAAGTGACAGGGAAATCAACCGGCCGCATCCTCGTCGGTACGGTTCAAGGAGACATCCACGATCTGGGAAAAAACATTCTCACCATGCTGCTGAGTTGCCACAGCTTCGCCGTGCACGATCTCGGCGTCGACGTTTCGCCAAACATCTTTCGCGAGCAAGCTTCCGAATTTAAACCTCACATCGTAGGTTTGTCCGGTTTGCTGACCAGTTCCTACGACTCGATGCGTGAAACGATCGCCCAGATTCGTGACGGTGGCTATCGAGGACCGATCATCATCGGCGGTGGCCAGATCACCGAAGAGGTCAGCCAATACGTGAAAGCCGACTCCTGGGCGACCGATGCCATCAGCGGCGTGGAACTGTGCCGGCGGTTGATCGGCGGGCAGCCGACTGCGTCCTGACTTCCCTCACGGCGTGCCCAGACCGAGATGTCTCACCCCCTTGCAGCTTCCAGACACGGAAGCCCCGGTATATTTGAATCCAATCAGACGACTCGATTGAACCCATACGGAACTCAACAAGAGGCTTTCGCAGTCTGAGCGAGAATCGACCTGTG from Anaerolineales bacterium carries:
- a CDS encoding cobalamin-dependent protein (Presence of a B(12) (cobalamin)-binding domain implies dependence on cobalamin itself, in one of its several forms, or in some unusual lineages, dependence on a cobalamin-like analog.) — protein: MVDNDLRTKLINSISNLQEETALAFVQERITRGDDPIAIIDDCSRGMQLVGERYEAGEYFLAGLIMAGEIFSQVMEWLQPIVVKQVTGKSTGRILVGTVQGDIHDLGKNILTMLLSCHSFAVHDLGVDVSPNIFREQASEFKPHIVGLSGLLTSSYDSMRETIAQIRDGGYRGPIIIGGGQITEEVSQYVKADSWATDAISGVELCRRLIGGQPTAS